In the Deinococcus arcticus genome, one interval contains:
- a CDS encoding helix-turn-helix domain-containing protein, which produces MGFGSALKQAREAQGRTTQDVALHTKIRSDYLQALENGELHRLPERTFARSYLQRYARELGLDPAPLLAEFDRHLPLPPAPTLARPARAPRRAAPALLLGAGLVAALLGGTAAWRLLRAPAPAVVVAPEPAAAPLPVTVRLTVSSVPAGARVYLDNRYLGTTPVRSFPLQARARAQLRVELTGRTPLKEAVALGRSRNLRATLRPAGQGSLLTDLNAPRPRPQAAAPSAPTPAPTPVPAPAKAPVTVTFSGPSWTRVTDTQGRVLFEGTPTAGTVKGFETGVTIRTGNAAAVLVSVNGAASAPLGQAGQVVTRTF; this is translated from the coding sequence ATGGGGTTTGGCAGCGCGCTGAAACAGGCCAGGGAAGCGCAGGGGCGCACCACGCAGGACGTGGCCCTGCACACCAAGATTCGCAGCGATTACCTGCAGGCCCTGGAAAACGGCGAGCTGCACCGCCTGCCCGAACGGACCTTTGCCCGCTCCTACCTGCAGCGCTACGCCCGGGAACTGGGACTGGACCCGGCGCCGCTGCTGGCGGAATTTGACCGCCACCTGCCGCTGCCCCCGGCGCCCACCCTGGCCCGGCCGGCCCGGGCGCCGCGCCGCGCCGCGCCCGCGCTGCTGCTGGGGGCGGGCCTGGTGGCCGCGCTGCTGGGCGGCACAGCAGCGTGGCGCCTGCTGCGGGCGCCTGCGCCGGCGGTCGTCGTGGCCCCGGAACCGGCAGCGGCGCCCCTTCCCGTCACGGTGCGGCTGACTGTCAGCAGCGTACCGGCCGGGGCACGGGTGTACCTCGACAACCGCTATCTGGGCACCACGCCGGTGCGCTCTTTTCCCCTGCAGGCGCGGGCGCGGGCGCAGCTGAGAGTGGAACTGACGGGCCGCACGCCCCTCAAGGAAGCCGTGGCCCTGGGCCGCAGCCGCAACCTGCGCGCCACCCTGCGCCCGGCCGGGCAGGGCAGCCTCCTGACCGATCTGAACGCGCCGCGCCCCAGGCCCCAGGCAGCCGCGCCTTCCGCGCCGACCCCTGCGCCGACCCCCGTACCGGCTCCGGCGAAGGCGCCCGTCACCGTGACCTTCTCGGGCCCTTCGTGGACCCGGGTAACCGATACCCAGGGCCGCGTGCTGTTCGAGGGCACGCCCACCGCCGGCACCGTCAAGGGCTTTGAAACCGGCGTGACCATCCGCACAGGCAACGCGGCGGCCGTGCTGGTGAGTGTGAACGGCGCGGCCTCGGCGCCGCTGGGACAGGCCGGGCAGGTGGTGACGCGCACCTTCTGA
- a CDS encoding AI-2E family transporter: MTRPPPLSPAPNPNAFQYAWRQPWIRLAVFALVAYTLYHFVGQVRTVVIDFAVAFLIAYLANPLLNWLEKGRVKRGLGVFFVMLMFVALFSLAGILLATVSAQLITLFQKLPDQIGSLGDTLDRVSSWLSARGVPGLDDARERLITAAQTYVQNIGRNIVPILQNALNSTGTLLSGLLSIGGMVGQILLILLMSIYLMLDYSRVNAALLAIFPRPWQPRVLELSELTGTAVGGYVRGQLLIAVFIGVFVWVGLTLVGIPSAAAIGFLAGAFNIVPYLGPIIGATPAILLALTLPGAWLKILLVIVVFVAANQIEGNFLSPYILSKTTDLHPITVLVAILVGASLLGFAGALLAVPTVALGKLALHRYYFPSRIYREGP; encoded by the coding sequence GTGACCCGCCCCCCACCCCTGTCCCCTGCACCGAATCCCAATGCCTTTCAATATGCGTGGCGCCAGCCCTGGATTCGTCTGGCGGTCTTTGCCCTGGTGGCGTACACGCTCTACCACTTTGTCGGGCAGGTGCGCACCGTGGTCATTGACTTCGCCGTGGCCTTTCTGATCGCTTACCTCGCCAATCCGCTGCTCAACTGGCTGGAAAAGGGGCGGGTCAAACGGGGGCTGGGCGTGTTTTTCGTGATGCTGATGTTTGTGGCCCTCTTCAGTCTGGCGGGCATTCTGCTGGCCACGGTCTCGGCGCAGCTCATCACCCTCTTTCAAAAACTGCCCGACCAGATTGGCTCTCTGGGCGACACCCTGGACCGCGTGTCCTCGTGGCTCAGTGCCCGGGGTGTACCGGGACTGGACGACGCCCGCGAGCGCCTGATCACGGCGGCACAGACCTACGTGCAGAACATCGGGCGCAACATCGTGCCCATCCTGCAAAACGCCCTGAATTCCACTGGCACCCTGCTCAGCGGCCTGCTGTCCATTGGCGGCATGGTGGGCCAGATTCTGCTGATTCTGCTCATGAGCATCTACCTGATGCTGGACTACAGCCGGGTGAATGCGGCGCTGCTGGCCATCTTTCCCCGGCCGTGGCAACCACGCGTGCTGGAGCTCAGCGAATTGACCGGGACCGCTGTGGGCGGCTACGTGCGCGGGCAACTGCTGATTGCCGTGTTTATTGGGGTGTTCGTGTGGGTGGGCCTCACGCTGGTGGGCATTCCCAGCGCCGCCGCCATCGGCTTTCTGGCCGGCGCCTTTAACATCGTGCCGTACCTGGGCCCCATCATTGGCGCCACCCCCGCCATTCTGCTGGCCCTCACCCTGCCCGGCGCGTGGCTCAAGATTCTGCTGGTGATCGTGGTGTTCGTGGCGGCCAACCAGATTGAAGGCAACTTCCTCAGTCCCTACATCCTCAGCAAAACCACGGACCTGCACCCCATTACTGTGCTTGTGGCCATTCTGGTGGGGGCTTCACTGCTGGGCTTTGCGGGCGCGCTGCTGGCAGTGCCCACCGTGGCGCTGGGCAAGCTGGCCCTGCACCGCTATTACTTTCCCAGCCGGATCTACCGCGAAGGGCCATAG
- a CDS encoding GGDEF domain-containing protein: MHVPAPPSASSDPADLSFRERRLLGRLVLPGGALAVALPLWLHAASPYLGTFDQAALPVLLVLLVLLSALSWTRLPLTWTETALVAVLNGFVVLRLGALLADSTLEAGTRAALLSTTLPWTVVALMLNAWVFPGMAALRLNFMVLCGQVLCMLAWWPQGAGPAPLYLMTTLIQLVLATLAVLSAQLVATRHTSLVTRLARQAMADAHTDVLTGLPNRRALMLALEGLAGPLTMDGPRLVAALVDVDHFKRINDDHGHPRGDEVLRALAVQLRGHQPSGGLVGRYGGEEFLCLLCLPDETAALEFCERLRSRVSREPLAGLPITVSVGVAVMGAPVHGPTLLDAADEALYQAKRAGRNRVHLAAPVAERYERQRTPVPVKT; the protein is encoded by the coding sequence ATGCACGTCCCTGCGCCGCCGAGTGCAAGTTCTGACCCGGCGGATCTGTCCTTCCGGGAGCGGCGGCTGCTGGGCCGTCTGGTGCTGCCGGGCGGCGCCCTGGCGGTGGCGCTGCCGCTGTGGCTGCACGCCGCCTCGCCGTACCTGGGCACGTTTGATCAGGCGGCGCTGCCAGTGCTGCTGGTGTTGCTGGTGCTGCTGTCGGCGCTCAGCTGGACCCGCCTGCCGCTGACCTGGACCGAAACAGCGCTGGTGGCGGTGCTGAATGGTTTCGTGGTGTTGCGTTTGGGCGCCCTGCTGGCCGATAGCACGCTGGAGGCCGGGACCCGCGCGGCGCTGCTGAGCACCACCCTGCCCTGGACGGTCGTGGCCCTGATGCTGAACGCCTGGGTGTTTCCGGGGATGGCGGCGCTGCGGCTGAACTTCATGGTGCTGTGTGGTCAGGTGCTGTGCATGCTGGCGTGGTGGCCCCAGGGGGCCGGGCCCGCGCCGCTGTACCTGATGACCACGCTGATTCAGCTGGTGCTGGCCACCCTGGCCGTGCTCTCGGCGCAGCTGGTGGCCACGCGGCATACCTCGCTGGTCACGCGCCTGGCCCGGCAGGCCATGGCCGATGCCCATACCGATGTGCTGACCGGCCTGCCCAACCGCCGCGCCCTGATGCTGGCCCTGGAGGGGCTGGCCGGGCCCCTCACCATGGACGGCCCGCGCCTGGTGGCCGCCCTGGTGGATGTGGACCATTTCAAACGCATCAACGACGACCATGGCCACCCCCGGGGGGACGAGGTGCTGCGGGCGCTGGCGGTGCAACTGCGGGGGCACCAGCCGTCCGGCGGTCTGGTGGGACGCTACGGCGGCGAGGAATTCCTGTGTCTGCTGTGCCTGCCGGACGAAACAGCCGCGCTGGAATTCTGTGAGCGCCTGCGCAGCCGGGTGTCGCGCGAGCCACTGGCCGGGCTGCCCATCACCGTCAGCGTGGGCGTGGCGGTGATGGGCGCCCCGGTTCACGGCCCCACCCTGCTGGACGCCGCCGACGAGGCGCTGTATCAGGCCAAGCGCGCCGGGCGCAACCGCGTGCATCTGGCGGCCCCGGTGGCCGAGCGCTATGAACGCCAGCGCACCCCTGTGCCTGTGAAGACCTGA
- the rplQ gene encoding 50S ribosomal protein L17, with amino-acid sequence MRHGKAGRKLNRNSSSRVALARAQATALLREGRIQTTLTKAKELRPYVEKLITTAKGGDLHARRLVARDIHDNAVVRKVMDEVAPKYADRQGGYTRILRVGTRRGDGVTMALIELV; translated from the coding sequence ATGCGTCACGGTAAAGCCGGTCGCAAGCTCAACCGCAACAGCAGCAGCCGTGTGGCCCTGGCCCGTGCCCAGGCCACCGCCCTGCTGCGCGAGGGCCGTATCCAGACGACCCTCACCAAGGCCAAAGAGCTGCGCCCCTACGTTGAGAAACTGATCACCACTGCCAAGGGCGGCGACCTGCACGCCCGCCGTCTGGTCGCCCGCGACATCCACGACAACGCCGTGGTGCGCAAGGTCATGGACGAAGTGGCGCCCAAGTACGCCGACCGCCAGGGGGGCTACACCCGCATTCTGCGCGTGGGCACCCGTCGCGGCGACGGCGTGACGATGGCCCTGATCGAACTCGTCTGA
- a CDS encoding DNA-directed RNA polymerase subunit alpha — translation MDQKRPQLKARVDGDYGEFVLEPLTRGYGVTIGNPIRRILMSSIPGTAVTSVYIEDVLHEFSTIPGVKEDVIQIILNLKELVVKFHATGPKTLTLRAQGEGVVRASAFEVPSDAEIVNPDLVIATLAEDGKLVMEVRVEEGEGYVPADKHATKDRINSIPVDAVFSPVRRVAYHVENTRVGQQTDLDRLILRVWTDGSTGPQDALDKAVEILRDELTVFGNVETLPAAVPEYQQPVYTPAPSAPNVYDLPPTTGSVNLNPGDYPAELDTPRVTLEGLGLTTRVLHSLKEEGIDSVDALCALSDRDLKKVPGIGERSLDEIKQQLAQFGLALRD, via the coding sequence GTGGATCAAAAGCGCCCTCAACTCAAAGCCCGCGTGGACGGCGACTACGGCGAATTCGTCCTGGAGCCGCTCACGCGCGGTTACGGCGTCACCATCGGGAACCCCATCCGGCGCATCCTGATGTCCTCGATCCCCGGCACGGCTGTGACCAGCGTGTACATCGAGGACGTCCTGCACGAGTTCTCCACCATCCCCGGCGTCAAGGAAGACGTCATCCAGATCATTCTGAACCTCAAAGAACTCGTGGTGAAGTTTCATGCCACGGGCCCCAAAACCCTGACGCTGCGCGCGCAGGGCGAAGGGGTGGTGCGCGCCAGCGCCTTTGAGGTGCCCAGTGACGCGGAAATCGTCAACCCTGACCTCGTGATTGCCACGCTGGCCGAAGACGGCAAGCTGGTCATGGAAGTGCGCGTGGAAGAAGGCGAAGGCTACGTGCCCGCTGACAAGCACGCCACCAAGGACCGCATCAACTCCATTCCGGTGGACGCCGTGTTCTCGCCGGTACGGCGCGTGGCCTACCACGTGGAAAACACCCGCGTGGGTCAGCAGACTGACCTGGACCGCCTGATTCTGCGCGTCTGGACAGACGGCTCCACCGGCCCCCAGGACGCCCTGGACAAAGCCGTGGAGATTCTGCGTGACGAACTGACGGTGTTCGGCAACGTGGAAACCCTGCCCGCCGCCGTGCCGGAATACCAGCAGCCGGTCTACACCCCGGCGCCCAGCGCGCCCAACGTGTACGACCTGCCGCCCACCACCGGCAGCGTGAACCTGAACCCCGGCGACTACCCCGCCGAACTGGACACGCCCCGCGTGACCCTCGAAGGCCTGGGCCTGACCACCCGCGTGCTGCATTCCCTCAAGGAAGAAGGCATTGACTCGGTGGACGCCCTGTGCGCCCTGTCCGACCGCGACCTGAAAAAGGTGCCCGGTATCGGCGAGCGCAGCCTCGACGAAATCAAGCAGCAACTGGCCCAGTTTGGGCTGGCGCTGCGCGACTGA
- the rpsD gene encoding 30S ribosomal protein S4, with amino-acid sequence MGRFRGSITKQSRREGINLAETEKVQKYLDRRPYAPGQHGQRRGRGRPSDYSVRLREKQKLARLYGIGEKQFRNLFEEAANVPGVTGTVFLQLLERRLDNVVFRMGFASTRRQARQFVGHGHILVNGKKVDIPSYRVKIGDELTVAEGARKIGFIQENMEAQKRRRVSPWVELDAENFKGTFSRLPAREDLALPINENFIIEYYSR; translated from the coding sequence ATGGGTCGTTTCCGTGGTTCCATTACCAAGCAGAGCCGCCGCGAAGGCATCAACCTCGCGGAGACTGAAAAAGTCCAGAAGTACCTGGACCGCCGCCCCTACGCGCCCGGCCAGCACGGCCAGCGCCGTGGCCGTGGCCGGCCCAGCGACTACTCGGTGCGCCTGCGTGAAAAGCAGAAGCTCGCCCGCCTGTACGGCATTGGCGAAAAGCAGTTCCGTAACCTCTTCGAGGAAGCGGCCAACGTCCCCGGCGTGACCGGCACCGTGTTCCTGCAGCTGCTGGAGCGCCGCCTGGACAACGTGGTGTTCCGCATGGGCTTTGCCAGCACCCGCCGTCAGGCCCGGCAGTTCGTGGGCCACGGCCACATCCTGGTCAACGGCAAGAAAGTGGATATCCCCAGCTACCGCGTCAAGATTGGCGACGAGCTGACCGTGGCTGAAGGCGCGCGCAAGATCGGTTTTATTCAGGAGAACATGGAAGCGCAAAAGCGCCGCCGCGTCAGCCCCTGGGTGGAACTGGACGCCGAGAACTTCAAGGGCACCTTCTCCCGCCTGCCCGCGCGTGAAGACCTCGCCCTGCCCATCAACGAGAACTTCATCATCGAGTACTACTCGCGCTAA
- the rpsK gene encoding 30S ribosomal protein S11, producing MAKSTKGKTPRRARRNISAGRAYVHASYNNTIVTITDLDGNSVAWSSGGTIGYKGSKKGTPYAAQLAAADAVKKAVQTFGMNVVDVIVRGSGSGREQAIRAIQASGIEVKSIMDDTPVPHNGCRPKKKFRA from the coding sequence ATGGCGAAGAGCACCAAAGGCAAGACCCCGCGCCGCGCCCGGCGCAACATCAGCGCTGGCCGCGCGTACGTGCACGCCAGCTACAACAACACCATCGTGACCATCACCGATCTGGACGGCAACAGCGTCGCCTGGAGCAGCGGCGGCACGATTGGCTACAAGGGCAGCAAGAAGGGTACCCCCTACGCCGCCCAGCTGGCCGCCGCCGACGCCGTGAAAAAGGCCGTACAGACCTTTGGCATGAACGTGGTGGACGTGATTGTGCGTGGCAGCGGCTCCGGCCGCGAGCAGGCCATCCGCGCCATTCAGGCGTCGGGCATTGAAGTGAAGTCCATCATGGACGACACCCCCGTGCCGCACAACGGCTGCCGCCCCAAGAAGAAGTTCCGCGCCTAA
- the rpsM gene encoding 30S ribosomal protein S13, translated as MARIAGVDLPREKRVEIALTYIYGIGLTRAKEVLARTGISADTRVKNLSEAEQSTLREAIEKTYKVEGDLRSEVGQNIKRLMDIGAYRGLRHRRGLPVRGQRTKTNARTRKGPRKTVAGKKKATRK; from the coding sequence ATGGCGCGTATTGCTGGCGTTGACCTGCCCCGCGAAAAGCGCGTTGAAATCGCGCTGACCTACATCTACGGCATCGGCCTGACCCGCGCCAAGGAAGTGCTGGCCCGCACCGGGATCAGCGCGGACACCCGCGTGAAGAACCTCAGCGAAGCCGAGCAGAGCACCCTGCGCGAGGCCATCGAGAAGACCTACAAGGTCGAAGGTGACCTGCGCAGCGAGGTGGGCCAGAACATCAAGCGCCTGATGGACATCGGCGCTTACCGTGGCCTGCGTCACCGCCGTGGCCTGCCCGTGCGCGGCCAGCGCACCAAGACGAACGCCCGCACCCGCAAGGGCCCGCGCAAGACCGTCGCCGGTAAGAAAAAGGCCACGAGGAAGTAA
- the rpmJ gene encoding 50S ribosomal protein L36: MKVRSSVKKMCDNCKVIRRHGRVLVICSNVKHKQRQG, translated from the coding sequence ATGAAAGTTCGCAGCAGTGTCAAAAAGATGTGCGACAACTGCAAAGTGATCCGCCGCCATGGGCGCGTGCTGGTCATTTGCTCCAACGTCAAGCACAAGCAGAGGCAGGGCTGA
- the infA gene encoding translation initiation factor IF-1, whose translation MPEQREKRKKEESDTVRAEGVVEEALPNTTFRVKLDTGHDILAYISGKMRIHYIRILPGDRVVLEISPYDTTRGRIVYRK comes from the coding sequence ATGCCGGAACAGCGGGAAAAGCGTAAGAAGGAAGAGTCCGATACCGTGCGGGCCGAGGGCGTGGTGGAAGAGGCGCTGCCGAACACCACCTTTCGCGTGAAGCTCGACACCGGGCACGACATCCTGGCTTACATCAGCGGCAAGATGCGCATTCACTACATCCGCATCCTGCCGGGGGACCGCGTGGTTCTGGAAATCAGTCCCTACGACACGACGCGCGGACGCATCGTCTACCGCAAGTAA
- a CDS encoding polysaccharide deacetylase family protein has protein sequence MLAHLPHTWSRAALCLGAVAALALPTPAQARPMVLVFHQVGTAGGASLGISPEALRHRVETLRRLGYRFVTSSEAARAPAGERVAVIQFDDGFESVYRLAFPVLRELGVPGTTYVIWSRLNRPGSLSAAQVAELRAAGWEVGTHSHSHAALADLSPGGLRRELAPGEEAGPQTAQCVAYPLNRHDARVRREAARQGLNCGVAGGPPPLTRADPMALPAPAITPWDDTLLPLRTRWGVDARTPLLAAGLLLPALDGLGTAHPLAAPPRTWNAAHYELLGNGLITAAWRGERDTRLAWREGRWSVNLAARRGVGPGQAAYTGLGAALNLAPVTLAAGLDSGGPLVGGALALGGYGEVWARASRVGGEWFWAWGGTLIPVDYVQLSAAQDRAGTQLGLRAALPWQSGEGRPLRVGGGYRWGEGAGPYAELEYRVGSYSVAAEVSRGRRFGVRLTAVW, from the coding sequence TTGCTGGCCCACCTGCCCCACACCTGGTCACGTGCGGCGCTGTGCCTGGGCGCGGTGGCGGCGCTGGCGCTGCCCACGCCTGCCCAGGCCCGGCCCATGGTGCTGGTGTTTCATCAGGTGGGAACGGCCGGTGGCGCGTCGCTGGGGATTTCACCTGAGGCCCTGCGGCACCGGGTCGAGACCCTGCGGCGCCTGGGCTACCGCTTTGTGACCTCCAGTGAAGCGGCCCGCGCCCCGGCGGGCGAACGCGTGGCGGTCATTCAGTTCGATGACGGCTTTGAGAGCGTGTATCGCCTCGCCTTTCCAGTGCTGCGCGAACTGGGCGTGCCCGGCACCACCTACGTGATCTGGTCCCGGCTGAACCGCCCGGGCAGCCTCAGCGCGGCGCAGGTGGCCGAACTGCGCGCGGCAGGCTGGGAGGTGGGCACCCACTCGCACTCGCACGCAGCGCTGGCCGACCTGAGCCCTGGGGGGCTGCGGCGGGAACTGGCCCCAGGTGAGGAGGCCGGGCCGCAGACGGCGCAGTGCGTGGCCTATCCCCTCAACCGGCACGACGCCCGGGTGCGCCGCGAAGCCGCGCGGCAGGGCCTGAACTGCGGCGTGGCCGGGGGCCCCCCGCCCCTGACCCGCGCCGACCCCATGGCGCTGCCGGCCCCCGCCATCACGCCCTGGGACGACACCCTGCTGCCCCTGCGCACCCGCTGGGGCGTGGACGCCCGCACACCGCTGCTGGCCGCCGGACTGCTGCTGCCCGCCCTGGACGGTCTGGGCACGGCACACCCCCTGGCCGCGCCGCCGCGCACCTGGAACGCCGCGCACTACGAACTGCTGGGCAACGGTCTGATCACGGCCGCCTGGCGCGGGGAGCGCGACACCCGGCTGGCATGGCGCGAGGGGCGCTGGAGCGTGAATCTGGCGGCCCGCCGGGGTGTGGGCCCGGGGCAGGCCGCCTATACCGGCCTGGGCGCGGCGCTGAACCTTGCGCCCGTCACCCTGGCGGCGGGCCTGGATTCCGGCGGGCCGCTGGTGGGAGGCGCCCTCGCTCTGGGCGGGTACGGCGAGGTCTGGGCGCGGGCCAGCCGCGTGGGCGGCGAGTGGTTCTGGGCCTGGGGCGGCACCCTGATTCCGGTTGACTACGTGCAGCTGTCGGCGGCGCAGGACCGCGCGGGCACCCAGCTGGGCCTGCGCGCGGCGCTGCCCTGGCAAAGTGGCGAAGGCCGCCCTCTGCGCGTGGGCGGCGGCTACCGCTGGGGCGAGGGCGCCGGGCCCTACGCCGAGCTGGAGTACCGCGTGGGCAGCTATAGCGTGGCCGCCGAGGTGAGCCGTGGACGCCGCTTCGGGGTGCGGCTGACGGCGGTATGGTGA
- a CDS encoding adenylate kinase, whose protein sequence is MTQAKHNVVIFLGPPGAGKGTQAERLAQDKALIKISTGDILRDHVSRGTELGQQVKPIMDAGQLVTDEILIALIRDKLADMDPVRVIFDGFPRTTAQAQALDVLLEELGAPVCAVPLLDVPDEVLVRRIVERGRQAAARGEAVRSDDTEEVARRRQQIYREETQPLIDYYSARGHLYRVDGVGTMDEVYDRILAGMN, encoded by the coding sequence GTGACTCAAGCCAAACACAATGTCGTGATCTTCCTGGGGCCGCCCGGCGCGGGCAAGGGCACCCAGGCCGAGCGACTGGCGCAGGACAAGGCGCTTATCAAGATCAGCACCGGGGACATTCTGCGCGACCACGTCTCACGCGGCACTGAACTTGGTCAGCAGGTAAAGCCCATCATGGACGCCGGGCAGTTGGTGACCGACGAGATTCTGATTGCCCTGATCCGCGACAAGCTGGCCGACATGGACCCGGTGCGCGTGATCTTCGATGGCTTCCCCCGCACCACTGCCCAGGCCCAGGCCCTGGACGTGCTGCTGGAAGAACTGGGCGCTCCAGTGTGCGCCGTGCCTCTGCTGGACGTGCCCGATGAGGTGCTGGTGCGCCGCATCGTGGAGCGGGGGCGTCAGGCCGCCGCCCGCGGAGAGGCCGTGCGCAGCGACGACACCGAGGAAGTGGCCCGCCGCCGCCAGCAGATCTACCGAGAGGAGACCCAGCCACTGATTGACTACTACTCGGCCCGCGGCCACCTGTACCGCGTGGACGGCGTGGGCACGATGGACGAGGTCTATGACCGCATTCTGGCGGGTATGAACTGA
- the secY gene encoding preprotein translocase subunit SecY — protein MLRAFRDAFRIPELRRKIVFTLLLLAVYRLGSSIPTPGVNGAALSNADSAGLLGLISMISGGNLSQFSIFALGVLPYITASIVIQLMTTTIPALEKLSKEGEEGRKKINQYTRYAAVGLGAVQALFFSLYITNNASFLAPGWDAGLFTIVVMVLTQVAGVAFTMWIGERITEVGVGNGISLIITAGIIAMYPGEIMRTAELVQADGGEGNWPLRLLAFVGVILVTIAGIVYIYQAERRVPVTYARARGGAAAQARGAGQATWLPIKVNQAGVIPVIFASAMLIIPNLIASATAQRAPNVNAFIQTYLTFGQPLYIALEALLIFGFTYLYNSVQFDPKRIAEQLREAGGFIPGVRPGAPTADFLGTISSRLSLWGAVFLVILTVMPQLVQRWTGISTFQFSGTGLLIIVGVALETLKQLEAQLTVRRYDGFISKGRIRGRMNRDN, from the coding sequence ATGCTGCGCGCCTTCCGCGACGCATTCCGGATTCCGGAACTGAGGCGGAAGATTGTGTTCACCCTGCTGCTCCTCGCCGTGTACCGGCTGGGGAGCAGCATTCCCACACCAGGGGTGAACGGCGCCGCGCTGAGTAACGCCGACTCGGCGGGGCTGCTGGGCCTGATCAGCATGATCTCGGGCGGCAATCTTTCGCAGTTCTCGATCTTCGCACTGGGGGTGCTGCCGTACATCACGGCCAGCATCGTCATTCAGCTGATGACCACCACCATTCCGGCCCTGGAGAAACTCTCCAAGGAAGGAGAAGAGGGCCGCAAGAAGATCAACCAGTACACCCGCTACGCGGCGGTAGGCCTGGGCGCCGTGCAGGCGCTGTTCTTCTCGCTGTACATCACCAACAACGCCAGCTTCCTGGCGCCCGGCTGGGACGCGGGCCTGTTTACCATCGTCGTGATGGTGCTGACCCAGGTGGCGGGCGTGGCCTTTACCATGTGGATTGGCGAGCGCATCACCGAAGTGGGCGTGGGCAACGGCATCTCGCTGATCATCACGGCGGGCATCATCGCCATGTACCCCGGGGAGATCATGCGCACGGCCGAGCTGGTGCAGGCCGATGGCGGCGAAGGCAACTGGCCGCTGCGCCTGCTGGCCTTTGTGGGCGTCATTCTCGTGACCATTGCCGGCATCGTGTACATCTACCAGGCCGAGCGCCGGGTGCCCGTGACCTACGCCCGCGCCCGGGGCGGCGCAGCGGCGCAGGCGCGCGGCGCCGGTCAGGCCACCTGGCTGCCCATCAAGGTGAACCAGGCCGGCGTGATTCCGGTGATTTTCGCCAGCGCCATGCTGATCATTCCCAACCTGATCGCCAGTGCCACGGCCCAGCGCGCGCCCAACGTCAACGCGTTTATCCAGACGTACCTGACCTTTGGTCAGCCGCTGTACATCGCCCTGGAAGCCCTGCTGATCTTCGGATTCACGTACCTCTACAACAGCGTGCAGTTTGATCCCAAACGCATTGCCGAGCAGCTGCGCGAAGCCGGGGGCTTCATCCCGGGCGTGCGGCCGGGGGCCCCCACCGCCGACTTCCTGGGCACCATCAGCAGCCGCCTGAGCCTGTGGGGCGCAGTGTTCCTGGTCATTCTGACCGTGATGCCGCAACTCGTGCAGCGCTGGACGGGTATCAGCACCTTCCAGTTCAGCGGCACAGGCCTGCTGATCATCGTGGGGGTGGCGCTCGAAACCCTCAAGCAGCTTGAAGCGCAACTGACGGTGCGCCGCTACGACGGGTTCATCTCCAAGGGCCGCATCCGTGGCCGCATGAACCGCGACAACTAA
- the rplO gene encoding 50S ribosomal protein L15 produces the protein MKLHELTPHVGSRKNRKRVGRGPGGTDKTAGRGHKGQKSRSGAGKGSFFEGGRSRLIARLPKKGFNNVGTTYEVVNLAQLANIEDATIDRNVLELMGLVRRKNRPVKLLGSGEIARAVTIHVDAASEGAVKAVEAAGGKVILPEANEAEKAE, from the coding sequence ATGAAACTCCACGAACTGACGCCCCATGTGGGCAGTCGCAAGAACCGCAAGCGCGTGGGCCGTGGCCCCGGCGGCACCGACAAGACGGCCGGCCGTGGTCACAAGGGCCAGAAGTCGCGCAGCGGTGCGGGCAAGGGCAGCTTCTTTGAGGGTGGCCGCAGCCGCCTGATCGCCCGCCTGCCCAAGAAGGGCTTTAACAATGTGGGCACCACCTACGAAGTGGTGAACCTGGCCCAGCTGGCCAACATTGAAGACGCCACCATTGACCGGAACGTGCTGGAACTGATGGGCCTCGTGCGCCGCAAGAACCGCCCCGTGAAACTGCTGGGCAGCGGTGAGATTGCCCGCGCCGTGACCATTCACGTGGACGCGGCCAGCGAAGGCGCCGTGAAGGCCGTGGAAGCGGCCGGCGGCAAAGTGATCCTGCCCGAAGCAAACGAAGCCGAGAAGGCGGAATAA
- the rpmD gene encoding 50S ribosomal protein L30, translating into MKITLKRSVIGRPEYQVKTVQALGLRKIGDSREVSDSPAIRGMVNTVKHLLEVQE; encoded by the coding sequence GTGAAAATTACCCTGAAGCGCAGCGTCATCGGTCGCCCTGAATACCAGGTCAAGACCGTACAGGCGCTGGGTCTGCGAAAGATCGGCGACAGCCGCGAAGTGAGTGATTCGCCCGCCATTCGCGGCATGGTGAACACCGTCAAACACCTCCTGGAGGTCCAGGAATGA